The sequence aaaGGTTACTTCACcagccaaaaataaataaataaaattaagttcTAGAAAGATTACTTCTAGCTCATCCTAGATGATTAGGCCCCTAATCATTGATGTTCTTTGCCTAAacacattttttaaaataagttAGGGCGTTAGGTGTACCTTGTGTAAACCATTAATTAAATTCTTTGCAAAGAATTGACACTGATGTCTCAAACTTGGAAGGATTGTTTATTTAGCAATTAGTATGTGGATTAGTAGGTTAGTCGGATAGGACAGTTTGCTCGTCAGCTGACTTCTTATTTCGGATCTCTTTCCCATTAGTTTAGAATACCACCttatgaaaattaaaacaatatatGCTAATTGTTTATTAAGAAACTTCCTTACCTGACTTGCAATTGTCCATTGCAAATCTATGGGGAGTTGGATGAAATCATCGAACTTTGTTCCAATTAATATTGGGATTGCCGTCTGCAAAtcgtgaaaaaataaaattacaattgagaaaaaaatttgattaattttggaACTTAAGAtaatggaatggatttgcagtTACCTGATTCCATTTCCTTGCTTGGTGATACCATGTTATGACACTGCAGACAATTAAATTTCATGGTTAAGAAtgctaaataaaattaaaacaggATTAAGATATCAAAAGCTAGAGATCGTGCTCAGAAATTCACCTATTTAAAGTACACCGACTTGTTAAATCAAACATGAACAAAATAGCTACGGAGTCCTTGCATGCAACGGGAATATTATCCTGGGATTTTACATCACCTgcaccaaaattaaaataaaattattacaaACTGAATGAAATattagattttaaaacgaagattaattcattaattagaTTATAATTATTGGTACATGCCTCCAACTTCCCAAATACTATAGGAAATCCTTGCACCACGGACCAACAATGTCTTATCCATGGAATTTAATCCTGCGGTGTCTGTCTCTCCTCCCTCTTCCTTCTCATCATCTCCTACGTACTTTACCTAAGCAACCAAATAAATTCAGTcaaaaatatgataaaaaatgaaaatagaaagaaaatgagaattTGACATGATATGATATGATCGAAACACAATTCATGGTACCAATCATATGACATACGAACACATACAAAATCTGTATGTGTTTGCATGTCATACGAATCTGTATCataaatgattattttttttcggttgaaaaagattttaaaaccaAAAATCACCAGAGGTTGATGCATAAGATTGTATGAAATCTCTATCTATACGAATGGAGAGATTACCACAAAGCTAGTTTTTCCGATTTGGCTGTCTCCCAAGAGGCTGATCTTTAAGGGCACCAAATCCGAGTTGCTATCACGGTGGCTACTCTTGTTACGATGAAGTTGATGACAGGTGAGGTCCCTTGATTTCGAGGACGGCGACGAAGGCGCAAAAGTGGAAGAAGGCGTGTCGTTCGATGAGGACATGGCGGCCGAAATGGGCAGCATCCTGTACCGGACTGGCTTTCCTAAACAACACATGAGCAGCCGGTCCATGACGCGGCGGATGCAGCGGCGGAGAACCAACACGCGGCGTCTAACTCTTCTCCTGAGGCTGAAGTGGTATACCATTTCTTCAACAAAAAGCAACCACAGGCAATCAATCTTCAAACTTGGAAGAAAAAACGGACGGTTGTGATTGTGGCGATCAAAGGTGGTGATAGTGGTTGTGGGGATGGCCTCAACAGCAAGTGAGCGGCTCTTGTTCTGTTTAGGCCATGGAAAATGAAAAGCTGGCTTCCATTGCTCTCATACTTTCATGCCTCGTGGTATTTTTAGAATATTTGCTTTCTATTGaggtaacatttttttttttattattttgtcccattttctattactttttggctttttttcagtTACAACTACCTTTTGCTATCAATGTGACATCTTTAACGGGACAGTTGACCAATAATAGCATGGACATAATCCCAAAGAAAAATACTAGATAATTCATGTTTTTGGACTAAAGTAATAGTAATGCTAGCAAGACTCAATTTGAAGActcaattttggaaactaaagaacatagaagttgatgattggtttattagtTCAGCGTTGATGgatgtgctcatttctattgataacacatcatttaatttgtaattttagtctccaaatttagtctctctagcattactttTTAGACTATATTTTGTAGAATATATATGATATGACAGTTGATAGTTGAattcatttttaatgaatttttaaagaATGAATTCAATCATTAATTGTCACATCATGtggtttacaaaatatgatttaagTGAATAGTCTCTCTAGCATAGTTCAAGTAAATGTGGTATACAAAATAAGTCGTAATTGCCTTCTTCCAATGCTACACGTATCTTGGTCATGTCTACGTGTGTGACGGTGACACAactatacatatcaattaatgtATTAttaggagagatttttttttaagtatcagGTATTCAAGGATACTTCACATGTCATCATACAAGTGGaagaaatatataatatttttcgTATCCCTTCACTTATTttatgacacgtgatgtacccaTTTAAATATTGAACACTTTATAAAATTTCCTGTATTATACTATTATTACCGTTACACCGAAATATTTCTTGTAAATTTGCAGGGTGACGGTTACAAACTCTTGTATTGTACTATTATTACCATTACACCGAAAAGTTTCTTGTAAGTTTGCATAGTGACGGTTACAAACTCACAATTTTTTGTAATGGGTTTTATGAGATTATGagttgtatgtatatgtattccAAGTTTATATTAAGACTTTATTATATCCGACTTAGTAATGagttgtagaaaaaaaaaattagattacttaaaaaacacaaaagtctaAGTTAATGGTAAGATAGGCTTATAGTAGATCTGGTGTTCGATTTCTTCAAATCCAATTGAAAAGAAGAGCTAGAATAGGAGGTATGCATAACTAAAACCATCAATTTCTTCATGTTTCTGTTTGGTTTCTCTCGAGTGATGTTTGATTGACACCAAACAGTTGCTACCAAACGATTTGTGTTACTTCAATGTATAGTCATTGATTTATGTTTGGTTTCTTGTAAATTAAAGAGCACCAGAAAATGAATGTACACCTAATCGACTTTTGATAATTATGTACTCATGTAGTAACACGTAACCAATCTTGTTCAGATCTAGGGCAATACaaccacctttttttttatataggagttttaacaaaaaaacccatgatattgttcactttaatgaaacatcacatttttatactaaaaagttaatcatggtactattcacttcaccttttattttgttcttatcgttaaaactcaaaattttcaagccttttttattagttttcttttttcttaatgGTGAAATGTTGTGGCGAAGCTGTCAACtggttctttttttcttttttttaaagaaaaaaaaaacaactttaaGCATAGGTATAATCATATAAAATGGCCAATTTGAATTCAAGTTAAAGTAAGGTCTTTTATTTCGTAACGTACCAACTACCAAAAATGCATTGTTAAAAAAACGTACCGAATTATAGTTGATAAATTATACTAGCAACGGTTAGGATATAATGATCAATAATTAAGTGGTTGGTTACAATTTTCAACCAGTGGCTACGTACTCGGATGGGAAATCATGAATTGTAGTCAATTTAATTCTTGGCTTTTTAAGTATTTGGTTCCGGAATATAATGTATGAGGTCTCAATCTACTCACACATATACGACGTGTTAATCTATAAGTTCATATAATTAGAACACGCAATTTGTACTAACCTGAATTCTGATATTCATCCATATCTTCTTGATTCATCTTAGGTTCTTCACGCACGCTCAATAGTAAAactcttttaatattttattcatTTGTACTCAATGAGTATTATGTAGCGCAAAACACTTAATGAGACAGTTCATCATAATCATTATTAACCTATACCTTTCTTAATGAAGATCAAATATATCGAGTAATCCCTCTAACTTCGATCTCCTGTTTTCACTAAACCTTACAAGTGCTGGAGATGTTTAGATAAAATTCTTACTAATTAAATTTCGAAGCATTCTCAATGTCACCACGAGACCAGGAGCTCGttttaaagtatttttaaaatgattgaaaatgctttaaaaaaattatttcaaaatcacttcaaatgttttttttcaaaattcaattgcgtttttactaaaaattgatTCCAAAAACTCttttaatcattaaaaaaaaaacttctaaaCAAGTCTAAAGTAAAAGGCAACTACGGATTTGGATCATCTTCTGAGCTTAGGAGGCTAAGCCTCCTGAGCAAATTACATTGgccgttggattttaatctaatagttacaaataggaggtcttctaaaagttataataattatagtcgtTAGATCAAAATCTAACGGCCTGTGTGCTTTGCTAAGAAAGCTCAGCCTCTTAAGCTCAGAAGATGATCCAAATCCAGCAACTACACTTTGAATTCAAATCCCAATTTAATTAGTATGGTCCATGCACACGTGGCTAATTAAGTAATAAAATGGGTTCCCAATTTCTAGTCACTCTCCTCCCAAGTGTTGACGTGGGGGCGACGGCACGTACACGTTGACCTTCTTATACATATATGCAGATTGTAGAATCCCACTTCCGTCGATCGAGCTGTATATAATATTCAGGGGACGTTGATATATGTCttgattattattcatcacgtTTGATGTCTTCCCCACGACTTACATTTGGATTACACAAATATTTGGCATGCCTAACGTATCTAATTTTAAAATACCTTTGTTAAAGAACCTAACTCATTTAATTAAGGGCTTTGAACTTAACCTAACAATCGTAATGTCGGTTTGTATTGATGacaaaacaatctttaatatgatttaactttttttaaaaaGATCTTTATACGATGATTAAGAAAATTAATCATTCTCGTTATGATATGTGAGTAgtgaatatatattttttattttataaaagaaatTAGCTTGTGACTTTATCACGGCTGTCCATCCTTTCGGGGCCTGAAAGACCCACAAAAGTATTTTAGTCTCCCCTGGCCATCATTGTGCGATTCATCAATGGCAAGAATCGATTTCAGGACGTGTCGTGTGGAATACGAGTCTGGAATTTACCCGCAACCATTGGACCACTCCGTGATGATTTGAATAGTgaaaatttgttaattgcaacTAAGAAAACATTGAGCAGTACTATTTTGAGTGAACGCCAGTATTTTGGATATAATTAAAGCTTTTCAACCAAAATAGTTCCTGTAATTAGCAGAATTCCTTGTTttgatccttgaaatttgaaatcgatagaagtggtccctgtgTTTGTCCACGATCAATCATCTTGGTCCTCCTGTGAAAAAATTCtattaaataaagataaaatgacaaaaatctCATTGGAGCCATTGTTTATTAATTGAGGATATTTTTGTCACATtaatccttatttaacataattttataTGGAACGACCAAAATGTTGATGATAGACAAACTTAGGgatcacttctatcgatttcaaatctcaagaaccaagtgaggagttatgtcaatctcaaagatcattttaacaaaaagaaaaaaagaataatgttattcataccatatttgtgtaccacattttcataccaccttaggtggcatttgatgtggGCATTTGATGTAGATAGCcaaatcatttgaattaatcagatttttaaatttagttcattatttaataaactaataattaataaaaactagttaattaaattatgcttgtggtatacgaggaatctttctccttcattttcttaggttttgcaaatttttcaaataatgTGATTGTCCACAGCATATGCAACCTAAAGTgacatagaaatatgatataaaaacatggtatgaataatattactcaaaaaaaaaaaaaaaaaaaaaagaagcctaTAATTAAACACCGCCTAACGATTAGTAAGGGAAATGATTGATGGtaccaaaagaaaatttgaaacaaaacaaatgttaatggttggttttcctttaaattttgaaatatcaCACCAGTATTTCAGATTTGTAAGTTGAAAAATACTTTTCACTATAGTATTTGGAATTATGCACATCAAATAATCACGGAgaaatgataaacacacacCTTGTCCTATACTCATGTTTAATTATGTTCTTGTTTTCGTCATATTTATACAATTTTGTGGCcagaaataaagaagaaaatcCGAGAGGCTAAAAAAGGTTTGTGCAAATCATCTTCGTAATTACTAACATAATTACTTATCTGTAATGAAGGAA is a genomic window of Malus domestica chromosome 09, GDT2T_hap1 containing:
- the LOC103442601 gene encoding septum-promoting GTP-binding protein 1, with amino-acid sequence MVYHFSLRRRVRRRVLVLRRCIRRVMDRLLMCCLGKPVRYRMLPISAAMSSSNDTPSSTFAPSSPSSKSRDLTCHQLHRNKSSHRDSNSDLVPLKISLLGDSQIGKTSFVVKYVGDDEKEEGGETDTAGLNSMDKTLLVRGARISYSIWEVGGDVKSQDNIPVACKDSVAILFMFDLTSRCTLNSVITWYHQARKWNQTAIPILIGTKFDDFIQLPIDLQWTIASQARAYAKAFNATLFFSSATYNINVNKIFKFITAKLFDLPWTVERNLTIGEPIIDF